The following are encoded in a window of Gimesia chilikensis genomic DNA:
- a CDS encoding aminoglycoside phosphotransferase family protein: MNQPQAEIQVDLPLVRQLLLVDYPALANQPLFLVDEGWDNFIFRIGEHHAVRLPRRAAAVPFLQNEQRCLPKLAERLSLELPLHVHIGSSGPRFPWTWSIVNWVPGQTSEKHAFPDADVRLLAETLSILHQPAEDGAPQNPYRGVPLQSRSQGVEERLHRQRECTDVDVTRLTDIWHACCETPPADQMVWIHGDLHPRNVIVRDGALVGLIDWGDVSAGDPATDLACTWLLLETPASRTAFLDIYDAEPCLIQRALGWALLMGLILLDSGERRHVSLGQATLRRILADA; this comes from the coding sequence TTGAACCAACCCCAGGCTGAAATCCAGGTCGACCTGCCACTGGTCCGCCAGCTGTTGCTGGTTGATTATCCTGCATTAGCAAATCAGCCTCTGTTTCTGGTCGATGAAGGCTGGGACAATTTCATCTTTCGTATCGGCGAACATCACGCGGTCCGCTTGCCCCGCCGTGCTGCCGCGGTACCTTTCCTGCAAAATGAACAGCGCTGTCTGCCAAAACTTGCAGAGCGGCTCTCCCTGGAATTGCCTCTCCACGTTCACATCGGTTCCTCCGGTCCCCGTTTTCCCTGGACCTGGAGCATTGTGAACTGGGTTCCCGGGCAAACCTCTGAGAAGCATGCTTTCCCTGACGCAGACGTTCGCCTGCTGGCGGAAACCCTTTCTATACTGCATCAGCCGGCTGAAGACGGGGCACCGCAGAATCCCTATCGTGGCGTTCCCCTGCAGTCGCGCAGTCAGGGAGTCGAAGAACGACTGCATCGGCAACGCGAATGTACCGACGTCGATGTCACGCGTCTGACAGACATCTGGCACGCCTGTTGTGAGACGCCCCCCGCTGACCAGATGGTCTGGATTCACGGCGATCTGCATCCCCGCAACGTGATTGTTCGCGATGGTGCCCTGGTCGGCCTGATCGACTGGGGGGACGTATCAGCCGGTGATCCCGCGACCGATCTGGCGTGCACCTGGCTCTTACTGGAAACCCCCGCCAGCAGAACCGCATTCCTTGATATCTATGACGCTGAGCCTTGCCTGATTCAGCGCGCTCTCGGCTGGGCGCTACTGATGGGGCTGATTTTGCTCGACAGTGGCGAACGCCGCCACGTCTCTCTCGGCCAGGCGACGCTCCGACGCATACTGGCCGACGCCTGA
- a CDS encoding VOC family protein — MHTCEKRLGELVLRTENREALVAFYRDVIGLELFASFDGGTFLKVADDFDGHPQLLAIFDQTWEFSGPQEIEVGMARARTGTLHHFAFAMEREVFESEKARLEALEIEMMLTDHRQFGWHSIYLFDPDGNSVELVCYDEAILDAAANQRVRESVEG, encoded by the coding sequence ATGCATACGTGTGAAAAACGATTAGGCGAACTGGTCCTGCGAACCGAAAACCGGGAAGCATTGGTTGCCTTCTACCGAGACGTCATTGGACTGGAACTGTTTGCCAGCTTTGACGGAGGCACCTTCCTGAAAGTTGCAGATGACTTCGACGGGCATCCTCAATTGCTGGCGATCTTTGATCAGACCTGGGAGTTCAGCGGACCGCAGGAAATCGAAGTCGGTATGGCCCGGGCCCGGACAGGGACGCTGCATCACTTCGCTTTCGCGATGGAACGGGAAGTATTCGAAAGCGAGAAAGCGCGGCTGGAAGCGCTGGAGATCGAGATGATGCTGACGGACCATCGCCAGTTCGGCTGGCACTCGATCTATCTCTTTGATCCGGACGGGAACTCGGTGGAGCTGGTCTGTTATGACGAAGCGATTCTGGACGCTGCCGCGAACCAGCGGGTGCGGGAGAGTGTCGAGGGGTGA
- a CDS encoding Dabb family protein — translation MIEHTVTFRLKSAPGSEAEQTFLAAAADLAAIPGVKDFTIRRQTSPKNDHTFGISMKFATQEEFDFYSNHQAHQDFIQEHWLTTVEDFQEADFESLDTVAH, via the coding sequence GTGATTGAACATACCGTAACCTTTCGTCTCAAGTCTGCCCCCGGTTCTGAAGCAGAGCAGACCTTCCTCGCCGCTGCCGCCGACCTGGCTGCCATCCCCGGCGTCAAAGATTTCACCATCCGCCGCCAGACCAGCCCCAAGAACGACCACACCTTCGGCATCAGTATGAAGTTCGCGACGCAGGAAGAGTTCGATTTCTACAGCAACCATCAGGCACACCAGGATTTTATTCAGGAACACTGGCTGACCACCGTCGAAGACTTTCAGGAAGCCGACTTCGAATCCCTGGACACCGTCGCCCACTAA
- a CDS encoding cytochrome B6, which translates to MSLKSFGITAVGLLLSLFLISFAVAYPPTQQPQAQEQLPDQSFMKIVIDKPFSETMQQDMQQKDELMQRQQSLMQQRYHLGDKPSQTMMSAGRKAVQDGVRVRLPQGVTWEQLSQMSPAEIKEKNLFPYGFRPLPHANHKTGGQVFPKQQIDAMQKLEQRDLSRFDIDFDLPDHLTPEFPPPIFLSSRPDLGDVSQGKVLSIKNYYELFKGILTPVQLEGMRVLLTPFPQQQFNQTEDRKVKEPSLGVTCLDCHVNGHTNAAFHLNPDTRPQAARFRLDTVSLRGMFNQQIHGSKRSLRSVEDFTEFEQRTAYFDGDHVTAAKKGVHLPNRSDTVSMMAQMQNMFDFPPAPKLDAFGKLDPTQATEFELQGQELFFGKARCAECHPAPFYLDNKMHDLHLERFYKPEMISDQYNIADGPIKTFTLRGIKDSPPYHHDGRLLTLADSVEFYNLVLKLDLTPQEKESLVAFMKCL; encoded by the coding sequence ATGTCACTCAAGTCATTCGGGATCACAGCCGTCGGTTTACTGTTAAGCCTGTTTCTCATTTCGTTCGCGGTCGCGTATCCACCCACGCAGCAACCGCAGGCACAGGAGCAGCTGCCCGATCAGAGCTTCATGAAGATCGTCATCGACAAGCCATTTTCCGAAACGATGCAGCAGGACATGCAGCAGAAAGACGAACTGATGCAGCGTCAGCAGTCGTTGATGCAGCAGCGTTACCATCTGGGCGATAAACCTTCCCAGACCATGATGTCAGCCGGTCGCAAAGCGGTGCAGGATGGCGTGCGGGTAAGACTGCCGCAGGGAGTCACCTGGGAACAGCTCTCCCAGATGTCACCCGCGGAGATCAAAGAGAAGAATCTGTTTCCTTACGGATTCCGCCCGCTGCCTCACGCCAACCACAAGACCGGCGGACAGGTCTTTCCCAAACAGCAGATCGACGCCATGCAGAAACTGGAGCAGCGCGATCTCTCCCGCTTCGATATCGACTTCGACCTGCCCGACCACCTGACGCCCGAATTTCCGCCGCCGATCTTCCTCTCCAGCCGACCCGATCTCGGCGATGTCTCGCAGGGCAAGGTCCTCTCAATCAAAAACTACTACGAACTTTTTAAAGGCATCCTGACTCCGGTCCAGCTGGAAGGCATGCGGGTCCTGCTGACACCGTTTCCACAGCAGCAGTTCAACCAGACCGAGGATCGCAAAGTCAAAGAACCCAGCCTGGGTGTGACCTGTCTCGATTGTCACGTTAACGGGCACACTAACGCCGCGTTTCACCTCAATCCGGACACGCGTCCCCAGGCAGCCCGCTTCCGTCTCGATACGGTCAGCCTGCGAGGGATGTTCAATCAGCAGATTCACGGCTCTAAGCGCTCACTGCGTAGTGTGGAGGACTTTACGGAATTCGAACAGCGCACCGCTTACTTCGACGGCGATCATGTGACTGCAGCCAAAAAAGGAGTGCACCTGCCCAATCGCAGTGATACCGTTTCGATGATGGCCCAGATGCAGAACATGTTCGACTTCCCTCCCGCGCCCAAACTCGATGCCTTCGGCAAGCTTGATCCAACGCAAGCGACGGAATTCGAACTGCAGGGGCAGGAGCTCTTCTTCGGTAAAGCCCGTTGTGCCGAATGTCATCCGGCACCCTTCTATCTCGACAACAAGATGCACGATCTGCACCTCGAACGCTTCTACAAACCGGAAATGATTTCGGATCAGTACAACATCGCGGACGGCCCCATCAAAACCTTCACACTGCGGGGCATTAAAGATTCGCCACCGTATCACCACGACGGGCGCCTGCTCACGCTGGCCGACTCGGTCGAGTTCTACAACCTCGTCTTGAAACTCGATCTGACACCACAGGAAAAAGAAAGCCTGGTCGCTTTCATGAAATGTCTGTAA
- a CDS encoding phytanoyl-CoA dioxygenase family protein, with amino-acid sequence MDVSFTNSREEVAAAKRVETDWAALSTGQQIRSLEVDGYVVMPDLLSAEQIAGIREELMQLPTQGTDYSAHQRGFSGVQWTDSPNAISVIALPTMISFLERLFGDELICTSCTYAVSQPGHPGIAIHTDAQPYGSKIFGLGASSPCLVRVLYYLDDLTPEHSPFKVIPGSHLSLHADGNPYRRYLSHEDEVLVTCRAGSAVIINQKVFHANYPNFSDTDRHMLAIAYRPAWAGPIGEVPDYDPEQVQTLPENVRPLFRSLNTQKIDYDLPNRPDNMARSAPGISPRRYE; translated from the coding sequence ATGGATGTATCGTTTACTAACTCGCGTGAGGAAGTCGCTGCGGCGAAGCGGGTTGAAACGGACTGGGCGGCATTGAGTACAGGACAGCAGATTCGTTCGCTTGAGGTGGATGGGTATGTTGTGATGCCGGACCTGTTGTCGGCAGAGCAGATTGCGGGGATCCGTGAAGAGCTGATGCAACTGCCGACGCAGGGAACCGATTACAGCGCGCATCAGCGGGGATTCAGCGGTGTGCAGTGGACCGACTCGCCGAATGCGATCTCGGTGATTGCGCTGCCGACGATGATCTCGTTTTTGGAGCGGCTGTTCGGGGATGAGCTGATCTGTACGTCGTGTACCTACGCGGTTTCACAGCCGGGGCATCCGGGAATCGCCATTCATACGGACGCGCAGCCTTATGGTTCGAAAATCTTCGGGCTGGGTGCCAGTTCGCCCTGCCTGGTGCGGGTGCTGTATTACCTGGATGATCTGACGCCTGAGCATAGCCCGTTCAAAGTGATTCCCGGTTCGCATCTTTCACTGCACGCGGACGGCAACCCGTATCGGCGTTACCTGTCGCATGAAGATGAAGTGCTGGTGACCTGCCGTGCGGGCTCGGCGGTGATCATCAATCAGAAAGTATTCCACGCTAATTATCCCAATTTTAGCGACACTGACCGGCACATGCTGGCGATTGCCTATCGCCCGGCGTGGGCGGGGCCGATTGGAGAAGTGCCCGATTATGATCCGGAGCAGGTGCAGACGTTACCCGAAAACGTACGACCGCTGTTTCGCAGTCTGAACACGCAGAAGATCGACTATGATCTGCCGAATCGACCTGACAACATGGCGCGGTCAGCGCCGGGGATCAGTCCGCGGCGGTATGAGTGA
- the fae gene encoding formaldehyde-activating enzyme produces MSDRIVMRTGECLIAGGPPFTAAEPEVVIGELDGPVGTAIATLTGGQSAGHSKVFAILNTDIQVRPVTLMVSKVTVKSSAYTNILMGTVQAAIANGVLDAVRAGDLPKEKANDLGIICSVWLNPGAATDENLDHKALFEIHRKATAQAIHKAMHNEPSIDWLLEHQDEITHKYYQKGLDGTL; encoded by the coding sequence ATGAGTGATCGAATTGTAATGCGTACGGGGGAATGTCTGATCGCCGGTGGTCCGCCGTTTACGGCTGCGGAACCGGAAGTGGTGATTGGTGAGCTGGATGGCCCTGTAGGGACAGCGATTGCCACGCTGACCGGCGGACAGTCTGCGGGTCACTCGAAGGTGTTCGCGATTCTGAATACGGATATCCAGGTCAGGCCGGTCACGCTGATGGTGAGTAAGGTCACGGTCAAGAGCAGTGCCTACACGAACATTCTGATGGGAACCGTGCAGGCAGCGATTGCCAATGGTGTGCTGGATGCAGTGCGGGCCGGTGATCTGCCGAAAGAGAAAGCGAATGACCTGGGAATAATCTGCTCAGTCTGGTTGAATCCGGGTGCCGCGACCGATGAGAACCTGGATCACAAGGCGCTGTTCGAGATTCATCGCAAAGCGACCGCACAGGCGATTCATAAAGCGATGCACAACGAACCCTCGATCGACTGGCTGCTGGAGCACCAGGATGAGATCACGCATAAGTATTACCAGAAGGGTCTGGACGGGACGCTGTAA
- a CDS encoding DUF7919 family protein translates to MYFEDLSPYRYYADDNCWYEFADDCEFEKLLNIGWLDSNHSFPVGTIDDALFKKLRDLVCCIPKRINIHFARIRGQRPCKLCKAYAKIRCKIGGMRHLGCTELRIPSREQKVVFTSPDMILHYIEEHSYLPPVEFLDALRNFDTSQPFDAEELGKNIIERRVGP, encoded by the coding sequence ATGTATTTTGAAGATCTTTCCCCCTACAGATATTATGCGGACGACAACTGTTGGTATGAGTTCGCTGACGACTGTGAATTTGAAAAACTTCTTAATATCGGCTGGCTGGATAGCAATCATTCGTTCCCGGTTGGGACTATAGACGACGCGCTGTTCAAGAAATTACGAGACCTGGTCTGCTGCATCCCAAAGAGGATCAATATCCATTTTGCTCGAATTAGAGGACAACGCCCCTGTAAATTGTGTAAAGCGTATGCAAAAATCAGGTGCAAAATTGGCGGAATGCGTCACCTTGGTTGCACAGAACTCAGGATTCCTTCACGAGAGCAAAAAGTCGTATTCACCTCACCGGATATGATACTTCATTACATCGAAGAACACTCATACCTACCACCGGTTGAATTCTTAGATGCATTGCGGAATTTTGATACAAGTCAGCCATTTGATGCAGAAGAATTAGGTAAAAATATCATTGAGCGTCGTGTGGGACCCTAG
- a CDS encoding DUF4396 domain-containing protein: MLAQIAALSLLLALLCFLWLIVDIIRHPQHMTIMNFVWPLTALYAGPLALVFYYWFGRQDSHDQMQHGNHSQHVQSGHDGHAAHSMHGEQHNEMQSSMNSHDMSSIQKKPFWQSVVLGVTHCGSGCTLGDIIVEGGLHILVPAVLTLTGASLVFFTWTIDYIFALLIGVAFQYFSIVPMRGLAFKEGLVTAFKVDFFSLSCWQIGMYGWMAICLFGIFGLENTAMDKTSPVFWFMMQIAMLAGFITAFPINWWLIRKGIKEQM; the protein is encoded by the coding sequence ATGCTCGCTCAGATTGCAGCGCTTTCATTATTACTGGCACTCCTCTGCTTTCTCTGGCTCATCGTCGACATCATCCGGCATCCGCAGCACATGACGATCATGAACTTCGTCTGGCCGCTCACCGCCCTTTATGCGGGACCGCTGGCACTGGTGTTCTATTACTGGTTCGGACGACAGGACAGCCACGACCAGATGCAGCACGGCAATCATTCCCAGCACGTACAGAGCGGGCACGACGGACACGCCGCACACAGTATGCACGGGGAACAGCACAACGAAATGCAGTCCTCTATGAACTCACACGATATGTCGTCCATACAGAAAAAGCCGTTCTGGCAGAGCGTGGTCCTGGGAGTAACGCATTGCGGCAGCGGCTGCACACTGGGTGATATCATCGTAGAAGGCGGCCTGCACATTCTGGTTCCGGCCGTACTCACGTTGACCGGCGCTTCACTCGTCTTCTTCACCTGGACCATCGATTACATCTTCGCCCTGCTCATCGGCGTTGCCTTTCAGTATTTCAGCATCGTCCCCATGCGGGGGCTGGCATTTAAAGAAGGACTGGTCACTGCCTTCAAGGTCGACTTCTTCTCACTCAGCTGCTGGCAGATCGGCATGTACGGCTGGATGGCCATCTGCCTGTTCGGCATCTTCGGCCTGGAAAATACGGCGATGGACAAGACCAGCCCCGTCTTCTGGTTTATGATGCAGATCGCCATGCTCGCCGGCTTCATCACCGCCTTCCCCATCAACTGGTGGCTCATCCGCAAAGGCATCAAAGAGCAGATGTAG
- a CDS encoding SMI1/KNR4 family protein, which produces MPELKMTRRHAICMAGALLSAACTSDKGDDQLAGNHQSHPPVNTITEAWHRIHDWLSAHAPKILANLNPPATAQEIQEAEQVFALEMPEQWKELYRTHNGMNSEGNLGSLFYGMQFLTLQEAIREFKNNDVPVDNLEPVRAADSGIRREDIYNPKSIAFAHDGGETLLRVDMDPAPTGTAGQVIFTDHADDTVILLNKNLLQFMKQFVDDLEAGHYFLNQEALAEGDEFLDCKPEIDVINWSFSSRWEHLKD; this is translated from the coding sequence ATGCCCGAATTGAAAATGACGCGTCGCCATGCGATTTGCATGGCAGGCGCGCTACTCAGCGCCGCCTGCACCAGCGATAAAGGAGACGATCAGTTGGCTGGTAACCATCAGAGTCATCCCCCTGTGAACACGATCACAGAAGCGTGGCATCGAATCCATGACTGGCTTTCAGCACATGCCCCAAAAATCCTTGCTAATCTGAATCCGCCAGCTACCGCGCAGGAAATTCAGGAAGCCGAACAGGTTTTCGCTCTGGAAATGCCGGAACAGTGGAAAGAACTCTACCGCACCCATAACGGAATGAATTCAGAGGGGAACCTGGGGAGTCTCTTCTATGGTATGCAGTTCCTTACACTACAAGAGGCAATTCGAGAGTTTAAAAACAACGACGTACCAGTAGATAACCTGGAGCCGGTTCGGGCAGCCGATTCAGGCATTCGCAGGGAAGACATCTATAATCCCAAATCGATCGCCTTTGCACATGACGGTGGAGAAACACTGCTCCGCGTTGACATGGATCCTGCTCCCACTGGAACTGCCGGGCAGGTTATCTTCACTGATCATGCAGACGACACTGTGATTCTGCTGAATAAAAACCTGTTGCAGTTCATGAAGCAATTTGTAGATGACCTCGAAGCAGGACATTATTTTTTAAACCAAGAAGCTCTGGCAGAAGGAGATGAATTCCTTGACTGTAAACCTGAAATTGATGTGATTAACTGGTCGTTTTCATCGCGATGGGAGCACCTTAAGGATTAA
- a CDS encoding neutral/alkaline non-lysosomal ceramidase N-terminal domain-containing protein: MYSRPLVRFACLTMLCLFAASTADAAQLYVGATSTDITPQLPVSLTGQMRTRIAKTVESPVTANVLVLESRDGDKSLEHVVFVSCDLVCIRGGIHEKVREKLKDQLPGLSLQKVIMNATHTHTAPTMIEGRYTLPKTGVTQPAEFVEFAAQKIADAIQKAWNERQPGQVGWGLGHAVIAQNRRALYEGGWAKMYGSTSTKDFRGIEGYEDHTMEVLCFWNDKDELIATAVNIACPAQAVEGRSTVNADFWHPVREALKKNMATSSPCSAGPAPPEIRSPAPCTAKQPRLA, encoded by the coding sequence ATGTACTCACGCCCGCTTGTCCGTTTCGCCTGCCTGACAATGCTCTGCCTGTTTGCAGCCTCCACTGCAGACGCCGCCCAACTCTATGTGGGCGCCACGTCGACCGACATCACTCCCCAGCTGCCGGTCTCACTCACGGGCCAGATGCGGACCCGCATTGCGAAAACGGTCGAAAGCCCGGTCACCGCGAACGTCCTCGTGCTGGAATCCCGCGACGGAGACAAATCACTGGAACACGTTGTCTTCGTCTCTTGTGACCTGGTCTGCATCCGGGGCGGCATTCACGAAAAAGTCCGCGAAAAACTCAAAGACCAGCTGCCCGGCCTCTCGCTGCAGAAGGTCATCATGAACGCGACCCACACGCACACCGCGCCCACGATGATCGAAGGTCGCTACACACTTCCCAAGACCGGCGTCACACAGCCTGCAGAATTCGTCGAGTTCGCCGCACAGAAAATTGCCGACGCCATTCAGAAGGCCTGGAACGAACGGCAGCCGGGCCAGGTCGGCTGGGGACTCGGGCACGCGGTCATCGCCCAGAATCGCCGGGCCCTCTATGAGGGAGGCTGGGCCAAAATGTACGGCAGTACCAGCACCAAGGATTTTCGCGGCATCGAAGGCTACGAAGATCACACCATGGAAGTCCTCTGCTTCTGGAATGACAAAGACGAACTCATCGCCACTGCTGTCAACATCGCCTGTCCCGCCCAGGCCGTCGAAGGACGCAGCACCGTCAACGCCGACTTCTGGCACCCGGTTCGCGAAGCTCTCAAGAAAAATATGGCGACCAGCTCACCGTGCTCGGCTGGGCCGGCGCCGCCGGAGATCAGGTCCCCCGCCCCATGTACCGCAAAGCAGCCGAGGCTCGCATGA
- a CDS encoding acetylxylan esterase, with the protein MHPRFLKHIVSSCLTLALLLSLSASAVAADKYELKVVTDRPDAIYKAGETAKFLISLTKNGKPVSGEKLSFTVDNFIGGASGFPQGSKTLGEEPTEVEVTSDKPGFLRCVVKAGAPVNQTKIAGAGFSPEKIELSKPAPGDFDQFWTNQIAKLEEVPMDPKLTPVKQKDAKVEAFDVQVNCLGGAPVSGYFGKPKDAKAKSLPAILWVHGAGVRSSSLTNAVKGANNGMLSMDINAHGLPNGKPAQYYKDLAAGKLKDYRQAGRESRDTVYFRGMFLRLVRAIDFLTAQPEWDGKTVIVIGHSQGGGQALAAGGLDNRVTFIATGVPAICDHSGRAAGRINGWPKLVETGADGKPDPTQLEAAAYVDAVNFATRAKADAIMSVGFIDSVCPPSSCYAAYNQLSGKKQIINKPLMGHAAPADVHKAFFDAVLEHVEEQAKK; encoded by the coding sequence ATGCATCCAAGATTTCTGAAACATATCGTCTCGTCCTGCCTGACCCTGGCGCTGCTGCTCTCACTGTCTGCTTCGGCTGTAGCTGCGGACAAATACGAATTGAAGGTGGTCACCGATCGCCCTGATGCGATCTATAAGGCCGGTGAGACGGCGAAGTTTCTGATTTCGCTGACTAAGAATGGCAAGCCGGTCTCAGGTGAGAAGCTGAGCTTTACCGTGGATAATTTCATCGGCGGGGCTTCCGGTTTCCCTCAAGGGAGCAAGACACTGGGTGAAGAACCGACCGAGGTAGAAGTCACATCGGACAAGCCGGGATTTCTGCGGTGCGTGGTCAAAGCAGGTGCGCCGGTGAATCAGACTAAAATCGCGGGAGCAGGGTTCTCGCCGGAAAAGATCGAACTCAGCAAGCCGGCCCCGGGAGACTTCGACCAGTTCTGGACCAATCAGATCGCGAAACTCGAAGAGGTTCCCATGGATCCGAAACTGACGCCGGTCAAGCAGAAGGACGCCAAGGTTGAAGCATTCGACGTGCAGGTGAACTGCCTGGGTGGTGCTCCGGTTTCCGGTTATTTCGGGAAGCCGAAGGATGCGAAAGCGAAGAGCCTGCCGGCGATTCTGTGGGTGCACGGGGCCGGGGTGCGGAGTTCATCGCTGACGAATGCCGTCAAAGGAGCGAACAACGGAATGCTGTCGATGGACATCAACGCACACGGCCTGCCGAACGGAAAGCCGGCTCAATATTACAAAGATTTGGCGGCCGGCAAACTGAAAGATTATCGACAGGCGGGTCGCGAGAGCCGTGATACGGTTTACTTCCGCGGGATGTTTTTGCGTCTGGTGCGGGCGATTGATTTTCTGACTGCGCAACCCGAGTGGGACGGGAAGACCGTGATTGTGATCGGCCACAGCCAGGGAGGCGGCCAGGCACTGGCAGCCGGTGGTCTGGATAACCGGGTGACGTTCATCGCCACGGGGGTTCCCGCGATCTGCGATCATTCAGGACGTGCTGCCGGCCGGATTAACGGCTGGCCCAAGCTGGTCGAAACCGGCGCGGACGGCAAACCCGATCCCACCCAGTTGGAAGCAGCAGCGTATGTCGACGCAGTCAACTTCGCCACGCGGGCGAAGGCGGATGCGATTATGAGTGTGGGTTTTATCGACAGCGTCTGTCCGCCATCAAGCTGTTACGCGGCTTATAACCAGCTGAGCGGCAAGAAGCAGATCATCAACAAACCCCTGATGGGCCACGCAGCCCCGGCGGATGTTCACAAGGCATTTTTTGATGCGGTGCTGGAACATGTGGAGGAGCAGGCGAAGAAGTAA
- a CDS encoding MarR family winged helix-turn-helix transcriptional regulator translates to MAQDLIDILISQWKTERPDLNVEPMGVVGRVLRLATRLERRVSETLKPYGLTVGGFDILATLRRAGDPQGLTPTELMEAVMLSSGAMTNRIDRLEEQGLVERRPSPSDRRSLKVLLTAEGRKVVDEAVADRLDEAEGALCGLKTEERDQLADLLRAMLQGLND, encoded by the coding sequence ATGGCACAGGATTTGATCGACATCTTAATCAGTCAATGGAAAACAGAACGCCCGGACCTCAATGTCGAACCCATGGGGGTTGTCGGTCGGGTTTTGCGACTGGCGACGCGGCTGGAGCGTCGGGTGAGTGAAACACTGAAGCCGTACGGTCTGACCGTGGGGGGCTTTGACATTCTGGCCACGCTCCGCAGAGCGGGAGATCCGCAGGGTTTGACGCCCACGGAACTGATGGAGGCGGTGATGCTCTCCTCGGGAGCGATGACGAACCGGATTGACCGTCTGGAGGAACAGGGGCTCGTCGAACGTCGGCCTTCCCCCAGTGACCGCCGTTCGTTGAAGGTGCTGCTGACTGCAGAGGGGCGAAAAGTCGTCGATGAAGCGGTCGCGGATCGACTGGATGAAGCGGAAGGTGCGTTGTGCGGGCTCAAAACAGAAGAGCGGGACCAACTGGCGGATCTGTTGCGGGCGATGCTGCAGGGTCTGAATGATTGA